The Micropterus dolomieu isolate WLL.071019.BEF.003 ecotype Adirondacks linkage group LG20, ASM2129224v1, whole genome shotgun sequence genome has a segment encoding these proteins:
- the LOC123959113 gene encoding arylamine N-acetyltransferase, pineal gland isozyme NAT-10-like, whose amino-acid sequence MNLEKYFKRIGFHGSYDKLDLATLKLIHKQHVMSVPFENLSIHCGERITMDLEVIFNKIVRSSRGGWCLENNFLFGWVLRKMGYDTTMLSSRVFNSILNDFSPLDSHLINKVVIDGKAYVADVSFGVSSQVREPLELVSGKDQPQAGGVFHLIDKEDIWVLEKTCRKPEVLNPDFAKSSLVNRKETKQIYSFTLVPREADHFFDNNHKLQTDSSSLFTNKSICSLQTPTGFRALIGWTYSEVTYKPEQGVDVLDMRDITDDEIERILMEKFNVKLKNKLKPVSNKSWYTL is encoded by the coding sequence ATGAATTTGGAGAAGTACTTCAAAAGAATTGGTTTCCATGGCTCATATGATAAACTGGATCTTGCAACACTGAAGTTGATCCACAAACAGCACGTCATGTCAGTTCCATTTGAAAACCTCAGCATTCACTGTGGTGAGAGGATCACCATGGACCTTGAGGTCATTTTCAACAAGATAGTGAGGAGCAGCCGTGGGGGTTGGTGCCTTgagaacaacttcctgtttggaTGGGTGCTGAGAAAAATGGGCTATGACACTACGATGTTGAGCTCCCGAGTTTTCAACAGTATCCTCAATGACTTTAGTCCCCTCGACTCTCATCTCATCAACAAGGTTGTCATTGATGGAAAGGCTTATGTAGCGGATGTAAGCTTTGGGGTGTCTTCCCAAGTGCGGGAGCCCCTGGAGCTTGTCTCTGGAAAGGACCAACCTCAGGCAGGAGGTGTCTTTCATCTCATAGACAAGGAGGACATCTGGGTTCTGGAGAAGACTTGTAGGAAGCCAGAGGTCCTCAATCCAGACTTTGCCAAATCCAGTCTGGTGAACAGGAAAGAAACAAAGCAGATCTACAGCTTCACCTTGGTGCCTCGTGAGGCCGATCATTTCTTTGACAATAACCACAAGCTCCAGACAGATTCTTCTTCACTGTTCACTAATAAGTCCATTTGCTCTTTGCAAACCCCAACAGGATTCAGAGCTCTTATTGGCTGGACCTACAGTGAGGTCACCTACAAACCTGAGCAAGGTGTTGATGTCTTAGACATGAGGGACATAACAGATGATGAGATAGAGCGAATTCTGATGGAAAAGTTTAATGTAAAGCTGAAGAACAAACTAAAGCCTGTAAGCAACAAATCATGGTACACTCTCTGA